CCGGATCAAGAAGGCAGGCTTCTGGATGCGCTGACCGGATCAGCCCCGTTTGGCGCGGAACATTCTCCCAATCCTGAACCGCCCTGTGAAACAGATTCCCTTCCCGCACTCAGGGAGTTGTGAGCGCAGCGCAATTCGCCTACGACTCGCGCAACGCATTCAAACGGGAGGGCCAATCACATGGCATACGGCTTCGATACACTGCAAATCCACGCGGGCGCACGCCCCGATCCGGCAACCGGCGCACGCCAGACACCGATCTATCAGACCACAGGCTACGTGTTCCGCGACGCCGATCACGCCGCGGCACTCTTTAACCTGCAAGAAGTCGGCTTCATCTATTCCCGCCTGACCAACCCCACCGTGGCCGTGCTTCAAGAACGTATCGCCACGCTCGAAGGCGGTCAGGGCGCGGTCTGCTGCTCCTCCGGCCACGCGGCGCAAATCATGGCTCTGTTCCCGCTGATGCAGCCGGGCTGCAATGTTGTTGCCTCGACCCGCCTCTATGGCGGCACGGTCACGCAGTTCAGCCAGACAATCAAACGCTTCGGCTGGTCCGCGAAATTCGTCGACTTCGACGATACCGAAGCTGTCAAAGCCGCAATCGACGAGAACACCCGCGCGGTGTTCTGCGAATCCATCGCCAATCCGGGCGGCTATATCACCGACATCCCGGCCATCGCCGCGATTTCCGACGCCGCGCAGATCCCGCTGATCGTGGATAACACCTCGGCGACGCCTTATCTCTGCAACCCGATTGCCCTCGGCGCGACGCTGGTGGTGCATTCCACCACCAAATACCTCACCGGCAATGGCACGGTCACCGGCGGCTGCATCGTTGATTCCGGCAATTTCGACTGGACCGCATCGGGCAAATTCCCATCGCTGTCCGAGCCTGAGCCCGCCTATCACGGCCTCAAGTTCCACGAAACCTTCGGCCCGCTCGCCTTTACCTTCCACGGCATTGCCATCGGCCTGCGCGACCTTGGCATGACGATGAACCCGCAAGCGGCGCATTACACGCTCATGGGCATCGAAACGCTCAGCCTGCGGATGGAGCGCCACGTCGAAAACGCGCGCAAAGTGGCGGAATGGCTCGAAAACGATGACCGGATCGAAGCGGTCACCTATGCCGGCCTGCCCTCCTCGCCCTATTACTCGCGGATCGAAACGGTTTGCCCCAAAGGCGCCGGCGCGCTCTTCACGGTCAAGCTCAAGGGCGGCTATGACGCCTGCGTCAAGCTGGTCGACAGCCTCGAGCTGTTCTCCCATGTGGCCAACCTTGGCGACACGCGCTCGCTGATCATCCACTCCGCCTCGACCACCCACCGCCAGCTTTCTGCCGAACAACAGGAAGCCGCCGGTGCAGGCGCCAGCGTGGTGCGTATCTCGATCGGTATCGAAAACGCCGAAGACCTGATCGCCGATCTGGACCAAGGCCTCAGCAAAGCAGGCGCCTGAACAGCAAGCGCCTCAGCCATCCAATACGGATGAGCGAAAAAACGCTCCACATCGCCCGGCACCCCACAGGTGTCGGGCTTTTTATTGACCTGACCACGCTCTCCCCCCTATCACCCTATCAGGCTCGCTTCTTTGGCCCGCTTCTTTTGGCCCATTTCGGGAAACCCCTTTGCGCCGGCGGTTTGCTGCGGTAAAATTAACTATCGGTGGGATGAACTCCCATCACGTTTGAAAGAGTGCTAATTCCCCGGCGATGAAACCAAATTTTGCACTTTCGCTCTCGTTTGAGGGCATCGGCCTTCTCCATAGGGCCTTCCCCGGTTGGAACCGGGTGGGTGAGGTTGAGCTGGATTCGCCCGATCTCCCCGGCGCATTGGCCGTTCTTCGCGAGACCGCGTTGCAAATCAACGGTCAGGATCTCGCCTCGAAACTGGTGATTCCAAATGAGCAGATCAAATACATCACGCTCGATCTTGGTCTGGTTGACGAGGCCCAGCGCACCGAGGCGATTTTAAAAGCACTCGATGGCGCCACCCCCTATCCCGTTGATCATTTGGCCTATGACTGGTCGGTCGAAGGCGACAAAACCCAAATCGCCGCCGTCGCTCGTGAAACCCTTGAAGAGGCTGAAAAATTCGCCGACGACCATGGGTTCGGCCCGGTCTGTTTCGTCGCCATTCCGCCGCAG
This genomic window from Rhodobacteraceae bacterium D3-12 contains:
- a CDS encoding O-acetylhomoserine aminocarboxypropyltransferase/cysteine synthase; the encoded protein is MAYGFDTLQIHAGARPDPATGARQTPIYQTTGYVFRDADHAAALFNLQEVGFIYSRLTNPTVAVLQERIATLEGGQGAVCCSSGHAAQIMALFPLMQPGCNVVASTRLYGGTVTQFSQTIKRFGWSAKFVDFDDTEAVKAAIDENTRAVFCESIANPGGYITDIPAIAAISDAAQIPLIVDNTSATPYLCNPIALGATLVVHSTTKYLTGNGTVTGGCIVDSGNFDWTASGKFPSLSEPEPAYHGLKFHETFGPLAFTFHGIAIGLRDLGMTMNPQAAHYTLMGIETLSLRMERHVENARKVAEWLENDDRIEAVTYAGLPSSPYYSRIETVCPKGAGALFTVKLKGGYDACVKLVDSLELFSHVANLGDTRSLIIHSASTTHRQLSAEQQEAAGAGASVVRISIGIENAEDLIADLDQGLSKAGA